The Streptococcus sp. 29896 genome includes a region encoding these proteins:
- the guaA gene encoding glutamine-hydrolyzing GMP synthase: protein MTKQDVQKIIVLDYGSQYNQLISRRIREFGVFSELKSHKITAAEIRELAPIGIVLSGGPNSVYAENAFDIDPEIFELGIPILGICYGMQLITHKLGGKVVPAGEAGNREYGQSKLQLKAESALFAGTPEEQLVLMSHGDAVTEIPADFHLVGLSADCPYAAIENTERRIYGIQFHPEVRHSVYGNDILKNFALSICGAKGDWTMENFIDTEIEKIRQTVGDKKVLLGLSGGVDSSVVGVLLQRAIGDQLTCIFVDHGLLRKNEGDQVMEMLGGKFGLNIIRVDAAKRFLDLLAGVSDPEKKRKIIGNEFVYVFDDEASKLTDVEFLAQGTLYTDIIESGTDTAETIKSHHNVGGLPEDMQFKLIEPLNTLFKDEVRALGTALGMPDEVVWRQPFPGPGLAIRVMGEITEEKLQTVRESDAILREEIAKAGLDRDVWQYFTVNTGVRSVGVMGDGRTYDYTIAIRAITSVDGMTADFAKLPWEVLQKISVRIVNEVDHVNRIVYDITSKPPATVEWE from the coding sequence ATGACTAAACAAGATGTTCAAAAGATTATTGTTCTGGATTACGGTAGCCAGTACAATCAACTCATTTCACGTCGTATTCGTGAATTTGGGGTCTTTTCTGAATTAAAAAGCCACAAAATTACTGCAGCTGAAATCCGTGAGCTAGCTCCGATTGGTATCGTACTTTCAGGTGGACCAAACTCCGTTTACGCTGAAAATGCCTTTGATATTGATCCAGAAATCTTTGAATTGGGTATTCCTATCTTAGGGATTTGCTATGGTATGCAGTTAATTACCCATAAATTGGGAGGTAAGGTTGTTCCTGCTGGTGAGGCTGGAAATCGTGAATATGGTCAATCAAAGCTTCAACTCAAGGCTGAATCAGCCCTATTTGCTGGAACGCCTGAAGAGCAATTGGTTCTCATGAGCCACGGTGATGCAGTAACTGAAATCCCTGCTGATTTCCACCTGGTTGGCCTATCTGCTGACTGCCCTTACGCTGCCATTGAAAACACGGAACGCCGTATCTACGGTATCCAGTTCCACCCAGAAGTTCGTCATTCTGTCTATGGAAATGATATCTTAAAAAACTTTGCTCTTTCTATCTGTGGAGCAAAGGGTGACTGGACAATGGAAAACTTTATCGATACAGAGATTGAAAAAATCCGCCAGACTGTTGGGGACAAGAAAGTCTTGCTCGGTTTGTCAGGTGGTGTTGATTCTTCTGTTGTTGGGGTTCTTCTCCAACGCGCTATTGGTGACCAGTTGACCTGTATCTTTGTTGACCACGGTCTTCTTCGTAAGAATGAAGGTGATCAGGTTATGGAGATGTTGGGTGGCAAGTTTGGTCTCAATATTATTCGCGTTGATGCTGCTAAGCGTTTCTTGGATTTACTTGCTGGCGTATCTGACCCTGAGAAGAAACGTAAAATCATCGGTAATGAATTTGTTTACGTCTTCGACGATGAGGCGAGCAAGTTGACTGATGTTGAATTCCTAGCGCAAGGAACACTTTATACCGATATTATCGAGTCAGGAACGGATACTGCTGAGACAATCAAATCTCACCACAACGTTGGTGGTCTGCCAGAAGATATGCAGTTCAAGTTAATAGAGCCACTCAATACTCTCTTTAAGGACGAAGTTCGCGCCCTTGGTACTGCTCTTGGTATGCCGGATGAAGTTGTATGGCGCCAACCATTCCCAGGACCAGGCCTTGCCATTCGTGTCATGGGTGAAATCACGGAGGAAAAACTTCAAACTGTTCGCGAATCTGACGCTATCTTGCGTGAGGAAATTGCAAAAGCGGGTCTTGACCGCGATGTGTGGCAATATTTCACGGTTAATACTGGCGTTCGCTCCGTAGGTGTCATGGGAGATGGTCGTACCTACGACTACACTATCGCTATCCGTGCTATCACTTCTGTCGATGGAATGACAGCTGACTTTGCCAAACTTCCATGGGAAGTCCTACAGAAAATCTCTGTCCGTATCGTAAACGAAGTCGACCACGTCAACCGCATCGTCTATGATATCACAAGTAAACCACCAGCAACCGTTGAGTGGGAGTAA
- a CDS encoding DUF6287 domain-containing protein, which translates to MNKHFIKTLSLSLLASLFLTACSITSKQESGSSSSTSQTSSQTTTSSTEVTSTTSSSTSSSNLETQTDTALDLDAIAAGDFSSLAGSWMNSHGNVLVFDQTGLVSEDSFWSGEFVWSNGLLTTSVQASSGVGGYALVLVPKGMAIPSEFFTDGSDPSDQTKDRLFGAQNVLSTENFDPFYRVSTALPHSQSNLETGVTLESGQVSIDYATEKIGDKAWIVLEGNYTRTESVPYNLLQGSDGSLIWVYQNGVIYGDNNQLLYTP; encoded by the coding sequence ATGAATAAACACTTTATAAAAACTTTGAGTCTGTCTCTACTGGCTAGTCTCTTTTTAACTGCCTGCAGCATAACTTCCAAGCAAGAAAGTGGCAGCAGTTCTTCAACCAGCCAAACAAGTTCACAAACAACTACTAGCAGTACTGAAGTGACTTCTACGACTAGCTCATCAACGTCATCTAGTAACTTAGAAACTCAAACGGATACGGCATTAGATTTAGATGCAATTGCTGCTGGAGATTTTTCTAGTCTGGCGGGATCATGGATGAACAGCCACGGAAATGTATTGGTATTTGACCAAACTGGCCTTGTATCTGAAGATTCATTTTGGTCAGGAGAGTTTGTATGGTCAAATGGTTTATTGACAACCAGTGTGCAAGCTAGTTCTGGCGTTGGAGGCTATGCTTTGGTACTAGTCCCTAAAGGGATGGCTATCCCGTCTGAATTTTTTACAGATGGTTCTGATCCTTCTGACCAAACAAAAGACCGACTTTTTGGAGCGCAAAACGTTCTCTCAACTGAAAACTTTGATCCATTTTATCGTGTATCAACCGCTCTCCCCCATTCTCAAAGCAACCTGGAAACTGGTGTGACACTTGAAAGTGGACAGGTCAGCATTGATTATGCGACTGAGAAAATCGGTGACAAGGCTTGGATTGTGTTAGAAGGAAACTACACTCGCACAGAATCAGTTCCATACAATCTCCTACAAGGTTCCGATGGTAGCTTAATCTGGGTCTATCAAAACGGTGTGATTTACGGAGACAACAACCAACTACTTTATACACCTTGA